The genomic segment CAACAGAGTCCTCCCCCTCCAGGGTAATAAAGTATCTCTGGACCAGCTGTCTGGTGGGCACCTCCAACACttctgtgccacttcccagtggctggttggggaacccaggcccaccccctacactgggttccagcccagggatcctataaCAAACAGACaagatactaaactgggaggagtggtagatacgctggaggggagggataggatacagaaggacctagacaaattggaggattgggccaaaagaaatctgatgaggttcaataaggataagtgcagggtcctgcacttaggacggaagaatccaatgcaccgctacagactagggaccgaatggctaggcagcagttctgcggaaaaggacctaggggtgacagtggacgagaagctggatatgagtcagcagtgtgcccttgttgccaagaaggccaatggcattttgggatgtataagtaggggcatagcgagcagatcgagggacgtgatcgtccccctctattcgacactggtgaggcctcatctggagtattgtgtccagttttgggccccacactacaagaaggatgtggataaattggagagagtccagcaaagggcaacaaaaatgattaggggtctagagcacatgacttatgaggagaggctgagggagctgggattgtttagtctgcagaagagaagaatgaggggggatttgatagctgctttcagctacctgaaagggggttccaaagaggatggctctagactgttctcaatggtagcagatgacagaacgaggagtaatggtctcaagttgcaatgggggaggtttagattggatattaggaaaaactttttcactaagagggtggtgaaacactggaatgcgttacctagggaggtagtagaatctccttccttagaggtttttaaggtcaggcttgacaaagccctggctgggatgatttaactgggacttggtcctgcttcgagcagggggttggactagatgaccttctggggtcccttccaaccctgatattctatgattctatgattctaagatctgCACAGTCctaccccttgctgctgtttccctaggCTTCTTCCTACCTAGCTTTCTCAAGCTTTCTTTCGCCACAACTCCTCTGGGGTTGACCCTTCTTCCAGGGCTAGAACCCCAGGGCTTATTCTCCTTTGgatttctcctcccctcctccctgttcCCAGCGAGCAACCGCAGattctgtccctgcagcctctttctgctgcaaacttcctggCTCTATACTCCTGGCCAACTGGGCTTCTTGTTCAGTTAGATGTGGCTCACCCTCCAGATGCAGCCAGGTAACCTAATTGGCCCCTCAAATCCACATTAACCCCTTCACAGCCTGTGTGGGGTACATACCACATCACAGagatcaggaaactgaggcacaagcagCCCCATAGCAAGATAAGCAGGGGGAGACCACAGAATGCCAATTCCACAGGGAGCATAGATGCTAAATTATTGCCCCAGTTTAAGGAGACATAGCACTCCCTTTGATCCATGATACCTCAGTTACATCAGGGCCAAGGCTGGCCCCTTGGGTTTATTTTAGCATCCAAGCTTGTCATGTAAACAGAGATCAACACATGCATGCAAAGGGATTTAGCATCCAGTATCTCATGGGCCCACTGAGGGCTCCCACCTCCCCAGAATAACGGGGCTTGACGAAGCCTGAAGAAAACTGAGCTAATAAATCTAGTAGCTGGAGGATGAAGTTGTTGCTTTGGGGGAAGGACCAATTTCAGGGGGAATAAACACCTGGATTTGAGTGAACATCTGAGGAAGATTAAAAATGTCTCAGAAGTGACGTGTGGCAGAGATCACAATGGTGGCCACTGGAGAACTCTTAAAACTCTCTGCATGGGAGAAATCCCAAAGTCTGAAACAGAAACTCGAGCAGTGACAGATACATTAAACTGCTGTAGCTCTGGTACAGGTTTAATAATGGGGTTTCAGAGCCCCTGTCAGGCACAGCTACTAAGGGGAAACAATGTCACCCTCAACTGTGTTAAAGCAGTGCTAGCAAGGGCCTTCTCTCCCCCCTTGCCATCTCTGCCCCCTCACGCCCTGGTCCCCCTgccacctctgccccccactccgaCCTTtacccctcccctctccacctcTCCCCGCTCGCCCCCTGCTCCcaccttcacccctcccccttctccccctgccaccTGCTCCCACCTTCAGCCCTCCCCTCTCCacctctccccgctcccccctgctcccaccttcacccctccccttctctccctgcccccacattcacctctcccctctccacctctccccgctccccccctgctcccaccttcacccctcccccttctcccactgcccccacattcacccctcccctctccacctctccccgctcaccccctgctcccaccttcacccctcccctctccccgctcGTCCCCTGCTCCCACTTTCAGGCACCTCCCCGCCCTTCGCTCGCTCAGCTGAGAGCCGCTGGCCCTGCAGAGGGCGCcgctctgcccctcctcctccggcCTGAGCGTGGGGCCCTCTTGGCCACCGGGCCGGCTCGTTGGCGCTGGTGGGCTAAGACGGCGACGTGGATGCGGAAGTGGCTGGCAGCGGAGGAGCTGGGCGGTGCGGTGAGTGCGGGCCCCCGGGGGAAGGGTCGCTCCGCCGGCTCCGGTACGCgccccccggggagggggggagtatTGGGGTGGCCCCTGTGCGGGGGTGGCCGGGGGGGAAAGGAGTATGGGGGGGTCCCTGTGCGGGGGCGGCCGGGGGGGAAAGGCGTATGGGGGGGGTCCCTGTGCGGGGGCGGCCGGGGGGGAAAGgcgtatgggggggggggtccctgtgcGGGGGCGGCCGGGGGCGGAAAGGAGTATTGGGGGGGTCCCTGTGCGGGGGTGGCCGGGGGGAGAAAGGAGTATGGGGGGGGGTCCCTGTGCGGGGGCGGCCGGGGGGGAAAGGAGTATGGGGGGGTCCCTGTGCGGGGGCGGCCGGGGGGGAAAGGcgtatggggggggggtccctgtgcGGGGGCGGCCGGGGGGGAAAGGcgtatggggggggggtccctgtgcGGGGGCGGCCGGGGGGGAAAGGCGTATTGGGGGGGGGTCCCTGTGCGGGGGCggtcgggggggggaaggagtatTGCCGGGGGTCCTTGCAGTCTGAGGCTCGCTCTTGGTCCCTTGGGGGGGAAGCCCCGGCTGTCTGAGGTGCCCCCACAGGGGATGGGGTTGATGGGACTCGGGGTCGCCTTCTCTCTATGCAGTGCCTGTAAAGCCCCTGATTAGAAGGCGCCTGGGGATGCGCCTCGCTCTTACCTttgtgctccccgccccctttacCAGAAGCAAAGGAATAAAAGCAGCAAAGTGGCAGCAGGATGTGCTGGGATAGTCAGGGAGCTGGGCCAATGAACTGTTCAGCATTGCCGCCTCTCCTCTATCCAGTCACCCTCTCCACTCAGGATCATGTTACCCCTCTTGTACGTCTCCCCTTCAAACAGAGAGCTCTCTTCACAAACACCCTGGGGATatcccgcccccatcccccaaaaacCTCAACCCTTGGGCAGTGggacaaacaaacagaaactTCACACTGTTTTCATGGTGCCTAGATGCCCTGTTGCCAGGAACACCTACTTAGGCTGGCACTGGAGGAGGTTGGGTTATTTCTGAGAAAATAAAACTCGTGGTCAGTCAGAAAAGTCTTGAAGGTGCACACCATGATCTATACTGGGGATCTCTATCAGGCGTCTCACATCTAGGTTGCCAATCTATATCCAGCTTGAATTGGTAAAGAGGAACGACTAATAGTTGTTCCCATTTGGTGGGCTGTTCAGTAGCCTGTGCTAAATGAGTTGGTGGGCTGTCAATCCAGTTCCCAGTAGGCAGGTTGCAAAAACCACATCCTCAGTTAGCCTGAATTGGCAAACACTGGCACCTGGACCAGAAAGATCTGAATGGCCCAGGGGGACCAAAATATCCCTGGCCTCTAAAGGAGGTTCTTAAAGGTTACAGTTGAGGCATACTTGTGGGGCATGACAGCTGTCACTACTCCTGCTGTACTTGTTAGGTAGATATAGATGAAAAGAAAATCTGGAGGCTTGTTAAAATTTATTGGTGCCCCTTCCTCATTCCCTGTCTTTTTCCCTTTCAAAGAATGGGAAGGCTCTTTGCTGAGCCACTTGAGACTCTGAATTTATCTCTCAATAGGATCATGGCCAAAGCTGGAGGAAAAGGAGTGAACCTGAAAGACAAACTTGATGGCAATGAATTGGACTTGAGCCTGAGTGACCTGAATGAAGTACCAGTCAAAGAACTGGTCAGTATCAGTCTTTCTTGGGGGATGTAAGGTATTGCAGGGGAGCCTCTGAAGTTACACCTGGTCTTTGTGAATGTACTGGTTCTGGAGGTGGGGTGATTCCTGGGAATGCCTTGGGTCCTGTGTAAGTTTGGTGGGTTTTACCAGCTCTAGGTGTTGCCAGTTCTGTATTTAAAGGCACACACTCTGTTTCTCCTGGTTTGAAGAGAAGGAGACACAACCTTGAACTCTTCCTTTCATCTTGACTTTTGGTGGTTgaagtgacctgaagaagagaggGCTCCCAACTGATCTAACAAATCTAGTAGATTGTGGGTTAAACTGATGCTTTGGGTAAAGAACCTGTTTCAGGGGGAGCAGTGTTCATAAGCCCCTGAATTTGAGCGAGATGTAAGAGTCTCAAAAGTAACTTGAATGGTAGCAACTGGGGAGTTCTTAAAACTCCATGTATGGGAGAAATCCCAAAGACTGAAACAGAAACTTAAACAGCAGGGTACCAAATGTGTTAAAGTACTGTAGCTTTGATATGGGTTTAATCTGGTTCCTTGGCTCTTTTTCAGGCTGCCCTTCCAAAGGCTACCATATTGGATTTGTCCTGTAACAACCTCACTTCCCTACCGGTAAGACAAGAGAGAAGctttggaggagggaggggtcTGTTTGGAAATATCTTTGGAAAGGTACAATCATCCTCCTGCATGGGAGGACCAGGCTGGAGTGTTGTAACGAGCAGTTCTCTTAGCTTTGTGGGAGGATGAGTGACACTGCCACCATTACAGAGGGGTCAGTAGAGGTGACTGACTTTTACTGAGGATGGCTGGCATAATTAGCTGTACTTTCTCATAGAAAATGTGAGTGTACTCAGTGAAGATTATAGCAGCTTCCATTCCAAAGTGCTCTACCAGCTAGATACCAAAAGCAGCATTACATGTCTTATTTTCATTGTAATTATATTGCTATGTGTAGTCCTGTTTAGGAGAGTATCCACTGTTCCCTACTTCACAGTCCGAAGATAGAGGGGGAAGAAAGTAACTTTCCTCCATCACACAAACAGCTTTGTAATGAGTCCAAGTCCATGTAGATCTTCCTCAGTGTGCAGCATACGCTAGCTGTTATATCTGTTATTCCTTAGTAAAGATGATTGACAAACTTGTAAACTTCTTCACTCCTGTTTGGGTTCTAGTCGGACTTCTGCAGTTTGACCCACGTGGTGAAACTTGATCTGAGTAAAAATCAGCTTCAGCAGCTCCCCTCAGACTTTGGTCGCCTGGTTAACTTGCAGCACCTGGACCTCCTGAACAACCGATTAGTCATCTTACCAGTCAGTTTTGCACAGCTCAAGGTAAAACCCCTCTGCTCGGCAGTTTACGTAAGGCCTTGGAGTGCAGCCCAAAGTCTCACGATTCTTCTGAAGTTAATTTCTCTAGTAAAATGTCAGTCTCTCCGCCAGCAGACCACTGTGAGCTCCAAAATGTAACTGGGAGCTGCAGCGCTGCCCTTGACGCAACTTCCTCAGTTTTGTTACAATTAAACTCCTGCCTGAAATCTGCACTTGCCTCCCATATCTCTTTCATTCACGTGACAACTAAATAGATCTTTGTTTCTGCTTTGAACTCTCTAGAATAAACACAGCCTTGTTTGTGCTCTTTCTTTAACACTGTACTGATGCGCTCCTACTCTAGCCTGGTCGCATTTGTGTTTCCTTTCTGCAGAATCTGAAGTGGTTGGATCTGAAGGACAACCCCTTGGATCCTATCCTGGCCAAAGTGGCAGGAGACTGCCTGGATGAGAAGCAATGTAAACAGGCTGCTATCCGAGTAAGGAACTGCTCTACATTTTATTCTTGTCTTCGTACATGGATTCCATGGCTGTTAGTTCTCCTCCTCTTGCTTGGAGGCTTTCAACATGGTAATTTTTAAGGTATCAGTCAGGAGGGCAATGAGGGAGGGGCTAATCCCATTCAAAGCCAATGTTAATCCTGCAATGATTTCACTAGTGTCATGACCCTGTTGATCTAGGAAGTGAGCTAAGCAGGGTGCTCAGCCTAAGGAGGCACTAAGAGCGAACGTTTAAATGTTGATCACTCAGAAAAAGATATACTGAGAAAAATAATCCATATCCAGCTTTGCGGTTCTGAAGAAGTGCTGGCAATCTGTAGGCTTGTGTGAAGAGTTACTGCTGGGAGCCATGGAGCAGGGCTAGAGCAGTTGGAGCCTATGCTGCTGCTGCAATTCTCTCTCATTCCTGAGGCAGGGATCACATCCCCTTTTTCAGCCTTAGAAAAACCATGTGACCATGGAGCAGTGGATACACCTAATACCAGCGCACAGACTGCAAggaggatttctttttttaatggagagATTTTGTCTGACCCTGAAGCAGCAGCTTTGGGACCGAAGTTGAGACAGCGCTCCAAACACTCAGCAAAAGCAAAGTCTCAGCGGAGCTGCACCaaattgcaccagctgaggatctagcccaatgCAGATTTTATTAGACATTCCTTTATCAGTCGTGTATGTATGCTGGTAGATGACATCATCTCTTGTGTAGAAAAGTCAAATCAGTGTCTATTGTCACAGCTTTCTTCACATTAACATCTGTTATCTCACTTCCATGATTAAAGCCCAGTGTACTGTGAGGCAAGTTGGACCTAAAATGGGCAGCAAGGGCTCCTGGAGTCTGGCAGCCTCTCTTAAATTAAGTGGTGGTTTGTATTAAATTAAGTGGTGGTTTGTATTATTCAGTTTCATGTCTAAGTCGTATAATCAGTATGGTGTCTCctcttgttaaaataaaatgaaatattatctTGTCCCAGCACTGAATGACAGGGTTTTTTGTATGGACAATGCATACAGTCAATGTGGAGGTTGTGGCATCGGTGTAAGAGCCACTTGGGACTCACTTCTATTCTGCTACATAGAATTAGAAGTCAATCCCAGAGGAATGCATTCCTTCTCCCACTTATGGCTGCATTCTAATGCTGTTTCCATATTAAGAGGATAATGCAATGAATCTGCTGCATAGATCTTATGCTATTGTTTTGAATCTTGAAGGTGCTGCAGCATATGAAAGCTATCCAGTCTGAGCAGGATCGAGAGAGGCAACGAAGGCTACAAGCAGAGCGAGGTAGGCAGATGAAGCCCCCACCCACTTACTGCTAGGCTCTTTTCTGCTTCCACTGACTACATATCCAGATCAGCTGATTCTGCCCTTCCACGGCAGCTAACAAAGACTGTTCTGAATATAATGGCACTGAGGACCTATAGAATATTTGTTTTGAATTGGAGGTGGAGGAAGAGATCCCTCGATAGCCAACTGCTTAACTCTGTGAAAGGGGAGAGAGGTCTGATCCACTCTAGAGGAGAGGCATGGGCCTCTGGAGGATCAGTTGGGTAACCAAAAGAAGGCCTCATGGGTTGTGGGTTCCTGATATGTCTTGGGAGGCCCACTGAAACCTAGATGCTGATTTTACTTCAGTATATCTTGGGAAATGATTTCCATGCTGATACACCGTACTGGAGAACCGCCTCTCTTCTTAAAGGGGATCATTTTCCATAAGcaccttctttttcttcccttcttgaAAAGGTTTGAGTGCTGGAGCAAGAAAATGGGAGTCTTACTGCTATTCACTGTGAACATGCCAcataggtcttgtctacactgacaaagTTCAGAGCTCTAATTCAGCACAAGTAGAAATGCTAGTGTAAAGAAGGTTCAGCTGTTTTACCTCAACAGTGCTAAAAAGGCATGAAGCCTGTCCACAAAGTGCTTGCACAAATGCTGTTACCATTGATGAATTATGGGTCCAAACTCTGAATGTAAATGAACCCTTAAAGGAACATTAACAAACTGGAAAATCACATTTGTCTGAAAACTCTAATACCGAAGATTACTATAGTTGAAAAGTTAGTGAcaaacatttatttcaatatactttgtgcatttgacaataCTCAGAGCATGGTCAGTTTCTCGTTTGTGAAACAGACCCTTATGAATATGAATAGGGGGCAGAAGgacccttaatttttttaaaaattaaaaaactacTAAGGGAATACTACATAAAGAGTCCTCTATGAAACTAGGATTTCTTTAAAATTAGTCACATTCATAAAATTTAAGtttacagtgtccctttaaccTTTGTGCTTCCATTTTATGCATATGTAACAAGGGGACAGTGCCTCATATGTGGGGCTCAGTTAATGCTTGTCAAGTGCTGAGCTCTCTGGATGAGAGATGTTATTGAGAAAGTGTAAAGAATGAGGAGAGTGTAGATTTTTCACTCACTCACATAAGACTGCTTCCAGGGGAGAATAAACCTGAAGGAGGAAGATGGGGAGTGCATGCAACACTTCTAGACAATAAAATGGGGCAGTTATTTCATTGCTTTACCTTCCCGGTGGGGAAGAGCAGTCATGCAGCAAGGGGGAAGATGGAGTGCTGTTattacagaaggaaaaaaatgtttgtgttggTCCTCAGAAATGGAGAAGAAGCGTGAAGCAGAGCAGCGAGCAAGGGAGGCTCAGGAGAGGGAACTACGGAGGCGAGagaaggcagaagagaaggaacgAAGGAGACGGGAGTATGACGCACTAAGAGCGGCAAGGCAAGAGAtggaaacacaaacaaaaaaagaaagcagtGAAATCCCAAGTAAGTTAATTGTAGATTCAATTGAGAGAGATCCACCAAGGAGCAGGTGTATTCTGTATAGTGTAACTGTTTTCATCTATATTTTGGCACAGCATAGGAGAAATCGGTGGAAGAGAATGAGCAAGAACCTTATCATTAAAGTGTACCTACCTCCAGCTCCACCCTGCTTTTAATAGTGCCAGATTACGTAGCAAGATGTTAGGAAGTAGTCCCTTGTGTTGAATATGGTCATGGGGAGGTGGAATCAGGCCACAGTGGCCGAGCTAGTTCAGAATCTTGCAACATATGAATAGCAGAACTTCAACATCTTTGCGATTGATGGAACTCTTGATTACTTACCTGCAGGATTCAAAGTTCTGCAATTGCTGCTAAGGAATATTTTCCTCTGCGTTATAAAATtgaatgtactttaaaaatatctgcaAAAAAGGCTTTTTAACACCAGTTTAATGCATTTCATCATCTTCAAAGCTGTTTGCAAGCATTATGGTTGTTTTCTGAGAGATCAAAAACATCTGCTTCTTGAAAAGAAATATGTGTTGTTTCATCCTTTGTGGATGGGGCAGGTGCATATGTTTAGAACTGAAGAAAGCCAGGGAAGTCTGAAATGTTGTAATTGTTTTCTTGTTTTGGGAGAGCTAAACATGTGGCATACCATTTTACCATAAGGGACTCAGATCTGCATGTTGGGATATTATAGGGGTACAGATTTCTCTTGATAAGTGACTTGGTTTTCCCATTCTCTTTCCCCCAATTTATATCATTACAGAGCTTTCATCAGTTTCTCATCCATCTCAGCTGCCCCGGCACAGGCGCTCCTGGTTCCAGGCATTGTTGAAGCTGCTGCTTTTGATGTTCCTGTGTGCCCTTAGTACTGTGGCTGTTTGCCGTGTGACGGAGCTGCAGCGCCAGTCTCTGTGCGTCAGCGTGAACGCTCTCTATGAAGATGTGGTAACTGCTCTGCAAAGCCACAAAATTGTGCAAAATGTATTACATCAGAACTCACAGCAATGATGCTGCTACCTGGACATGTGCATTGTCAGCATCTCTTGCCACCATCGACACAGCCAGAATTCCTATGGAATTGTGTTCTGGTGAAACTATCTTTAATCAGTCAGCACTGGATTTGCTGGTCCATTCAGAACAGAGCAGAACTACTGCTTAGATCATTTTTGTTGTGCTTGTGTCTCAGATGGTCTGCAACTCCTGTCGTTTGCTCATATTAAATTAGAACATGTTAAGACTCTCTCCCTCACTAATGGAGCAGGAGGTTGCCAGTCAGAGGAGTGAGGAAAGCCATAACCCATCTGGGTAACTATGGCCCTGTAAGGAGATGGAGTATATCCATCTTCTTGCTGACACTTGCAAGAAGGTTCATgcaaacctttgctaaagtcaggggTGGTGTGGCTGTATGGTATAGAAATATACATAAGCCTATTCCAGGACCAATCAGAAGTATGTAGGATGGCTGTGTATTGATACATCAGAGTGGTGGAGTGATGAAATGCTATTGAAATAAGAATTGTCAGCTTTGTCAATATAACAGTTTTCGCAGCAGATTGGTGTCTGACTCTGACCTGGATATTTACATTGTTTAcatacatttgtacagtgcctcagtTTTGATTAGGAGCTTGCATGTGAACATATTTTACTATTACACCATAACGGGACCACTAATCTGAGCAAGCTAGTGTCAAAACAGTTATTCCGAGGAAAGACTTGGCAGCCATGCACACTGGTTTTCTCTGAGAGCCAGCGCAGGCTCCAGAAGGCCGTGCTACAGCTAGCCATCAAAATAGAACTATTCACCTCCAACCTATGTTAGGAGCAGTATTAGTCAATAGGTGACACTAGGATAGTGTTGTTAAGACACCATCATATATTAGAGGCCATTCTCCATAAAGTGTCTCAAACTGGCCAGCTTCACATTAGCATCCTCTCGTTTCTGTAGGTCATCTCATCTCCTAGGGCCTTAGCAGTATAGGATCTTGTACTGCCTTTGTGCTTAAAGTGTAACAGCCTACAACTTCTGGTGTTTTGTGCACCTGTGATTTAGCACAGCTGTTCTGTTGCTGTAGAGCAGTGTGTGGGATTACTGTACTCTCGCATTCCCAGTGTTCAATTCCCAACAGTTAATCACAGAAAGGAAGATATGCCTTCACCTGAGTGCTGTTTAATCCAAATGGGCAAAAGATAATGGTACTGCTCCCTAGCTCCATTGTaacagaggggtggggggttcagcTAAAAGGAAGATACACTGAAGCTTGTTCCAGGGGCACACTACTTAACCCACAGAGGCAAGTTCAGACATGGAGTACCTGACACTATCACCACAATGCTGACACAAGTGCTTGCTTTTTATCTGAACAGCATATTCTGAGGTGCTGCAACTACTGTTTGTGAACCATCAGTACCCCTGTTCTAGGCACAGGTTGTTGCTTGTAGAGGAGTGTGTTCTACGCAACAACTGTTCTAGTGAAGTTTGTCTCATGGGAGAAAGACCTGTAGCAGTCAGCAGATGCACTGGTAACAATATTAAAATTTATATCACAGCCTAACAGTAGGACTATTCCAAAGGCATCAATGGCAATGCAAAAAAATCACTTACTAGCTGTAGAGATGATCCCAGCATGGACATATTAGagaaaaatgcatattttctcCCCTGGAG from the Chelonia mydas isolate rCheMyd1 chromosome 14, rCheMyd1.pri.v2, whole genome shotgun sequence genome contains:
- the LRRC59 gene encoding leucine-rich repeat-containing protein 59 isoform X2 translates to MAKAGGKGVNLKDKLDGNELDLSLSDLNEVPVKELAALPKATILDLSCNNLTSLPSDFCSLTHVVKLDLSKNQLQQLPSDFGRLVNLQHLDLLNNRLVILPVSFAQLKNLKWLDLKDNPLDPILAKVAGDCLDEKQCKQAAIRVLQHMKAIQSEQDRERQRRLQAEREMEKKREAEQRAREAQERELRRREKAEEKERRRREYDALRAARQEMETQTKKESSEIPKLSSVSHPSQLPRHRRSWFQALLKLLLLMFLCALSTVAVCRVTELQRQSLCVSVNALYEDVVTALQSHKIVQNVLHQNSQQ
- the LRRC59 gene encoding leucine-rich repeat-containing protein 59 isoform X1 — protein: MLPLLIMAKAGGKGVNLKDKLDGNELDLSLSDLNEVPVKELAALPKATILDLSCNNLTSLPSDFCSLTHVVKLDLSKNQLQQLPSDFGRLVNLQHLDLLNNRLVILPVSFAQLKNLKWLDLKDNPLDPILAKVAGDCLDEKQCKQAAIRVLQHMKAIQSEQDRERQRRLQAEREMEKKREAEQRAREAQERELRRREKAEEKERRRREYDALRAARQEMETQTKKESSEIPKLSSVSHPSQLPRHRRSWFQALLKLLLLMFLCALSTVAVCRVTELQRQSLCVSVNALYEDVVTALQSHKIVQNVLHQNSQQ